DNA from Aegilops tauschii subsp. strangulata cultivar AL8/78 unplaced genomic scaffold, Aet v6.0 ptg001322l_obj, whole genome shotgun sequence:
cgtgtgctgaactcggaggtgtcgtgcgttcggtacttgatcggtcggatcgtgaagacgtacgactacatcaaccgcgttgcgctaacgcttccgctttttggtctacgagggtacgtagacaacactcttccctctcgttgctatgcatcaccatgatctgcatgtacgtaggatttttttttttgaaattactatgttccccaacagctaCTCCACCTGCAAGATCAAGGAATGAAGCCACTCCACCTGCAAGATCAAGGAATGAAGATACTCCATCAGGATCATAGTAGCCACCAGCAAGGACTGCTACTGCAAGATCTGCTTCTGCAAGATCTGCTACTGCCAGATCTGCTAGAGGGTTAGCTAGTGCAAGATTTGCAAGGCCTTTCACTGCCCCAAGATTTGCTACTGGAGCTTCATCTTCCGGTCCTTCTACTTCTGGTGCTCCTTCAAGTGTCCTAGGGAATTATACTCGCTTGATGTAATTCTTTACTGCCAGTGGTAACCATTGAGTGATAGAATGATTCTGATGGTTGCATGTTGCAACTTTGGTCTGATGTGTACCAGAAAATGCTTATGGATTTTGCTTCTGAACTAAGTTGTTTGTGCTACAAAACCATGTATGTTCTGATGTAGTACTAAGTTGGGTCTGATGTGTACTAAGTCTCATCTGGTCATTTGTGAACATATCATGCTCCTGTCAACATATTATGCCTGCAATATTTGGTCATTTGGCATTATTCAAGAATTCAATGCTTTTTGTGTTATTGCAAAGATGCTCCTGTCAACATATCATGCACATAAATTTGGTCATTTGTCAAGAAACCATGCTCATGTCAATATTATTCAACATTTTAGATGAGTTTAGATCATGCTCAAACTGGATGATAATGCCATAATGGCCACATACTTCATTACTAGGATCAACATACCAAATCTTTTTTACAAAGACACCTAGCTAACACATTACTAGGATCAACATGACTAGGATAAACATTCAGTTCCAGCAACACCTGACCACAACCATTCAGTAAACCAAGGATCAACCTGACCACAACTTGCATCTTCAGTGCCAAAAGATCACTTGAGTCTAAACTACTGACCAGTACCACTAAACCTGACCACAACTACCACTAAACAAGCTTACTGCAGCAGCATCTTAGCTGTCACTAAACCTACCACAAAGACAAGAAAAAGAAAGACAACATTCTGATATTTCCCCTTCAGTGCATCTATCTCTGCATTTTTCTCATTGAGCTGGTCTTCCAAAGACATAGCCACCACCTCTCTTCCTCTTTGAGCTTCAGGCAGAGCCACAACTGCAGTGTCATCTTCAAACACAGCAACACTTGATTCACCTCTCAGCCTACACACTTCATCCCGCAAATCTCCGATCAAATCACTCAAAAACTTGGGCAGATGATCATGATGCCATTCAACAAAGCCACAACTACCATGCTGTACCAACAGAAATCAGGGTTTGAGAGGGGAGAAGATCTAATGAACAGAAAAATAGAACAAAAATGAAGCTCACCATGGCATCCACGCAGGCGTAGTACCTCCGCCTGGGTTCTGATGGCTCCATGAGATCCATCTCGGGGCCTTCCAACGCGGCCTGCACCAGCAGAGCTTCTCCGGCTCGTACGCCATCGGGCTCTCACGGTAGGGCACCGGCGACCTCGATTCGTCCCCTCTCCTTCCAGAGGCTCGACGGAAGCTGGGAGCCTGAGAATGACCCGAAGACCACGACATTGCCTTGGacgcagccgccgccgctgccgccccctgcgagatcgcctccgccgccggcccgctcaggaatcgcctccgccgtcgcctAACCCTAgtttttcccccaaatccccaaTCCGTTTCCTGTTCGCCCCCACGCATTGCTGTTATAACCAGGGCCACCACTCAGAGCGTTTTTTGGCTATAGGACAGTGGCCACGTTAGCGTTTTTTTGGCTAAAACGTCACTAAGGTTTGATTTGGACCAGGATTCGTTAGTTTAGAGGTATAACTTGAGCCATCTAACAGCCATCAAAGCAACATATTTCATCAGAGGTATAACTTGAGCCATCTAAGAAAGCATTAGCTAAATAACGTAGCATAGTGGAGTTCAACATAACCATAGATTCTTACAGCCATAATTAATAGATTCTTACAACATTAGCTAAAGACCATAGCATAGTGGAGTTCAACATTGTTCACAACTACTACATCCATACATTACACTTCACTAAACCACCCTTCACAAAAGATTAGCAAAGCCTTCTatcaaagcaacatatatcatgatAGGTATGCTCTACTTCATCTACCAGATCATCTTCATCTACCTCATTCCTTCAAGATGTCATGGATCAACTTCAACTTCTCTTTGCTCTTCTCAAGTGAATTGAACTGAACAGCTAGCTGGAGCTTTAACTCATCCCTGCATTTTATCAGATTCTCATGTCCCCTCTTGAGATCATACATGTGAAGGTTCAGCTGCACATTCTCTTCTGTGAGTTTTTTCACAGACTTGGTGAGCTCATCAACCTGAATCTTTAAATTGTTGTTGCCTTCAGTTAGCTTTTCCTTCTCTTTCAAATGATTCGTCTTCAGGTTCCTAATGACACTGCCTTGAGCTTCTAGCAGGTTCATCAGCACTTTATACTTCTCTTTCAGCTTCAAGTTCTCTGCCTCTTTCTTCTCCATCTCATTCTTCATGCCAGCCACAGCTGATGCACTGGCAACCTCAGCTCTCTTCTCCTTAGCTTGCACATAGCTCAAATCCAACACCCTGTCCTCCTGTGCACCGAGAAGTTGATGGACATCTTCAACTAGTTTGTCATAGTTGGCATCCAGATTCCTTTTCTCTTCTTTAAGGTGGTGGATAGTAAGTGAACTTTCCAGGTTATCCTTCCTCCTAGCATGCCTGCTGTCTTCAAACATTTCCCAAAGCTTCAACAATGCATTTTGCATTGTGGGAGGCCACTCTGGGTCAACCCACGCAAGAAAACCACAATTCTCACTTTCCTGTAATATAGTAAACATTTATATTGTTACTCTCTCAAGAATTACAATTATGAAAGGGCACTTTTAAAAAATCAACTAAGAGCATAAGAACTACAACCTATACATGTGGTCAACTAAAAAGTGCTACTTCTACTGCAACCTATACTGCCTCAATTAAAAATTAGCATTTACACTGCTAACTAAGCTGCTGGTCATATATACTACTACAAAAAAGTGGGCAATTTAACTAAACATGAATATACATGAGCACATGCCTACACAACATGTTGCAGTGAGCTtcagtactaataaataactaaACTATGAGCATCTCCACTACCAACTAAGCTGCTGCCCATATATATTACTAACATCAGGTGGCATGTTTAACAAAGGTGAGCATCAAAGCTACTAACTTACTAATAAATAACTAAACAATGTGCTTCATCATCAGTAGGAGTACTCCATCAGTAGTACTAACTTACTAAACAGAGGCTACCAACTATATTACAGTGAACATAGAGAGAGAGCATGAATCTTACAGGCTGAGCACAAACTAGAAACCTCCTGCCCGTCTCAAATGATTCAAAAGCTACACGACGCTCAGTTGGCAGCCGATGCTCCACGCAGAGCCCTTCTGATGCCTTCTCCAAGCCATTGTAGTCTTGGTCTTCAATACTAGCAGGAATCTACAGGAGCAAATCCCCAAATCAGAAAACCAGATCAGCAAATCCCCAAAATCCTTAAATcagaaaccctaaccctaactcaCCCTAGCTCTACCACTGACCTGATAATGCATACCGTCTTCGGAGGAGGAGATCTGCAGGTTGGACAAGTCATCGCTGCTCTCATCCTCGAAGACCATggcgcggcggcgatggcggaCGCGGCGGTCTGCGCGGTGAGTGGCGGTGGATTGGAGCGACGAGGGCGATGGGGCGAGGAGAGGGACAGAGTGCGGTTGGCTCCGGTCCGACGAGCCCCGACCCAGCTACATGGTGCGAACGAGCCGGGCTGGAACGAGTGACCGAGCGGGTAGGCCACCGTGGCACCTGACACTTGGGCCGGTCGGTCAGATACGTGGTCAATACGGGCTTATACGACTGTCAGACCGTTTCGCAACACTTAGGCTCTGAGCTGGTACTGAACTGCAAAAAAAATGACTGATGGTACTGATTCGTCACGACGTGCCGAAGTGTGGTAGTTCCTTGCAATTAACTATGTTGTTTAGTTTGTAGCTATGTGCCGTTGGTTGATGCTTGGGAGTTTGGCGCTCCAGCGTAAACAACGTAAGCACAGGCTGCACAACACAGCGTAACGGTAGTGGAAGGAAGCGATGTGCTTTAGGCGGGTATCCCATTTGTCTCTCCGTGGATGTAGGATGTAGTATTATCGCTTATCCCACATACTCGTCTAAAACACGATTTGCCCTTTTATTTATTGCTCCACACAAAGGAATCCCCTCCTCACGCTGCTCTTGCTCGCCACCTGCCCGTGAGCACTGGGCCTGCGCCGCCACGAttttccctttttatttattCCTCCACATTCCCCTCACGCTGCTCTTGCTCGCCACCTGCCCGTGAGCACTGGGCCTGCGCCGCCACTCTCTGCGCACTCCCGAGACGCTGCCGCTGCCCGCTGCTACGATGGACTGGGAAGAAGCGGCGACTTTGCAGGTGGAGGCcgtagcggcggcggcggttgatTTGTCGCCGGTGGAGGCCgtagcggcggcggaggaggttgAGGCGGACACATCAGTCAACCGCAGCATCGTCAACAATCAGGTACCGATGCCTTCTCCCCcttttatgtatatatatatactccagtgGAAGTAGATTCCAGCAGTCTTTTTTAGAATCTGAGCAGTTTTTTACTAGACTAGATCTTAATTAGAGGAGGATATGTCTAATCGATCTGTCGGTTAAGCGGTGACAAACAATAGCGGCGGCTGCTACGGATCAGCCGGATGATTTCCCCAGGAAATCATCCGGCTAGCCAGCCGTACGATTCAGGCGCGGTGGCCGTTCGATTCATGTGATGCAGCCAGTCTTCCTTTCCTTTCCCCGGGTCTACACACAACGCGACACCACATGAGCTTCAACGCTTCCGCCGTGGCaccggcgccggcggccaccCAGCAGCGGATGCTGCGACCCCGACGAGACACGAGGCTGCGCACTACCTGTTGCATCTCTCGCCACGCGGCAGCACTCGTGCTACAAAAAATCAGAGCGACGCCGGCCACCGTCCTTGCCATTGGTGCCTTGCAGCTCCGCCACCCCCACTCTGACCGTGGATGCTTTGCAGCACTGCCGCCGCTCCCGCAGCACTAGTGCCTCCACCACAGCACCGACGCCGCCGATGAGCGCTGCATCGCGCATCACTGGTTCCTCTTCGCAGCGACACACGTGTTGCATAGAACCGCCGACAGCACCGACGAGCGTTTTGCAGCACTGGAAGTTGCCGAGGAGCGCCGTGTCGCTGTGCCCGCTGCCGTCGATGAGCGCCGCATTGCCGGCAACACTGACGGGAGTTGCATCTGAACATTGCAACTACCCCTCTCCACGCTGCATTGAAGCTCC
Protein-coding regions in this window:
- the LOC141038823 gene encoding uncharacterized protein, whose translation is MVFEDESSDDLSNLQISSSEDGMHYQIPASIEDQDYNGLEKASEGLCVEHRLPTERRVAFESFETGRRFLVCAQPESENCGFLAWVDPEWPPTMQNALLKLWEMFEDSRHARRKDNLESSLTIHHLKEEKRNLDANYDKLVEDVHQLLGAQEDRVLDLSYVQAKEKRAEVASASAVAGMKNEMEKKEAENLKLKEKYKVLMNLLEAQGSVIRNLKTNHLKEKEKLTEGNNNLKIQVDELTKSVKKLTEENVQLNLHMYDLKRGHENLIKCRDELKLQLAVQFNSLEKSKEKLKLIHDILKE